A segment of the Phalacrocorax aristotelis chromosome 5, bGulAri2.1, whole genome shotgun sequence genome:
CCTGTTTGCAGCAGCCCCTCAGCTGGCCCAGCGGTGCAAATTCAACAGAAGACGGCTTTGTAGTTCAGACACCCAATAGGCAGCCCATAGACTTAGATTTTATTGCAAGATAAACCAAACGAACACCAGCAGCTTCCGTTGGTTCAAACAGTGTCTAAATAACCAACCTGAATTTGAATAGTTCAAACCCAGCCTCTGCTATGTAATATGCAGGCACTAAACTGAGCGCAGACCAAGTTATCCAGAACAGGGTGAGACGTATCTGGGGGACAAACCATTATGTCTTCCATCTGGTGTTTTTCTTACAGCCTCAGCTCCCAAATGTTGCAACCACCTGAAAAACTCAGCTTTGActagtaagattttttttcagcgCATATGAAGGCTGGAGGcatgaaaaatgtaaaactttaAAGCTCAAAACtagaaagctgaaataaaaaaatactttaaagttAATCTGGATAAACACTAAACGGCCACAAGCTGTTCGCAGTGTTCTGGAACTGTTTTAGAGACCCAGAAAACCACGTCTCATGCCTGCTCAAGATTTCTGCTGTGACAGTCCTTGTGTATGCACTGCTGCAGCATAAAAGGGATATCAGGAAATTTAAAAGATCTAACAGGCAGACTCAAATCACCCCACTCTTTTCTGGATTACTTTCAAGCAACAGTTTCTTGCATGAAGCTAAATAAACTGGGAATTAGCTAAGTACAAGGAGCACAAACAGTGCCGACCCTGAACGAGTGTCCTTACTCTGCAAACTCACACGGGCTCTGAGGAGCATCTACATTTGCAAAGCACTCCAGGAATGAAACAGTTATTAGGGAGCtgtaaatttacattttatttgtaaaagcttacttaaaaaaagcaattcttGGTGGGTGATGCCATCCTATGGCTACAGACAGTTTGCAACGTCCAAAGACCACACGAAGCTGCTTTGTGGCAAATGACCAGCCTAGATCACAGAGCATCTCTCTGCTCTCCGACTTAACCTGAGTTGCAGCTTTTGTGAACATCTCTGGTGCCCTTGGTGCTGTGGAGGGTTCCCCCTGGCTGGCAATGACTTTCAGAGTGACTACTCAGGGAACTGAGGTGCCTCACCTATTTCTGAGGTTACAGAGTGCATTTTCAGGGCTAGAATTTAGTGATGTCTCACTACAACGCTCCTTCCAGCCCATCTGGAGTTGCGTTATGtagagaaagcaaacagagcCTCACTATCTTATTTtggctacttttttttcccagagtaGAAGAGATGGCGGTAAGAGCCCACTGTAACACAAAAGTAATATCTAGCCAGCTAATGCTGAGTTACAGAACAGTTGGGAAATAGCTTGGGACATTTCCAACTCAGCTCTGTAGTTCTCCAAAGACTTTCTGCCCCCTGCTTTTGAGACATGTGGGAAGAGTGGGCAGTACCATCTGCTTTTGATGGAGGCTGACTGGAGGCTGCACTAAGATATTCACAAGTACAGATATGCTGAGAATAAATGCCTCATGGTTTAACTGCCGAGCGAGGCACTTTGACTGCATGGCAGGGAGGAGCATGATTTCAGCTCAGCACCCTCCCAAAACGTGAAAAATGAGGGCCCAGAAAAATCTGGCAGACAACCGGtgccagaaaaacaaatcttctCAGAGAGATGTGAGGTTATCAGCCGAGATGCTGAGATGTGCGTGCAGCTCTTTTCCTGCAGGGCAGCCGGGATTTTGGAAGGCAGTCCCTCCCTGCCGGCAGCGGGAGCAGGGGTTCGCCCGGAGAGCAGGCGTTTGCCAAAGCGAGCAAAGGCAGCTCATGCCAAAACTGGGAACAAACCTCTGCAGTCTGAGGAGGAAACCTGCGGCTTAGCCATTAGGTCATGCTGTTTCTCCTACAAAGCagcttaattttttccatttaatgagCAGAAAATGTTAGAAGTCACATACAACATTAGAATTTTGTAGAATTTTTTGCCAGTCCTTTTTAACCTCTGGCAATACGAAACCCTGAGAGGACAAAGCTAAGAAAACCCAAATTACTGGTCCAAAGCTTTTAAAGCCAGCCTTTTAAAGCCGATCATTATAGTAGGCTTTGCAGTATTCATTGAATAACACATTTTTGTCATGGCCACAACTAGTTCTCAAACTGCCTAGCAATGATGTCCAACAAGGGTAACTAAGTGTTAGTAACATCCCTATGCAGATACAGAATAAGAAAGTTTAATAAACCTCAGAAATCTCCCACCCCCAGCCAAACCACCTGGCCCCTGCTCCCCAGAAGCTGGCTCCTGGCTCTCCAGGCCAGGACTCCCGCACAACCCATCTGTGGGCAGTGAGCAAGTGAAGGGGCTGCAGCTTACCTTATTACCCTCACGAGATCATGGAAGGCCTTGTCAACGTTCAGAGGTGGGTCCTTGGCGCTAGTTTCTATATAGGGAATCTGGAGGACAGAAGCGTTATCATGAAAGAGATTAGTAACAGCCTACATGTTGGTAGCAAACcagtttcaaaatgaaagaacCTAAAGGCTGGAGAAATCGTGTGTCTAAGAGACCAGGCAAATACAGGTAAACAAAGTGTTGTCATGACACTGCTATCAACACCTTCACGCTCACAGCAAGGTCAGCAAGCACTTATAAAAGGTCTGGAATAAGCACTAGGCAAACCAGCTGCTATCAGAGCTCTGGGTGTGGGGAAGAATAATCATAGACTTCATGTCGTCAGATGTTCTCTCCCTCTAAGCTGTGCTAGCAGACATGAAAATAGCCGAAGGTTGCTGAAAGACGAGCACTTGCCAAAAATTCTGGCTTGCCACATTTTATTAGGACTACTGCATGAATATTTCATGACTACAATTCCCCTTCAGTGTAAAATGATCTTCTCCTTCAAAGTCTGACAGCCAGATGGGGCCTCCTAGAGTGCTTGTCCAGCACGCTGGCAGATTTATAAAACTGCCTCTGATAAGGTATTTTCATACATGGCCTTTTCCAAAGCGTGTGCATACAGATGGGTGCAACATGTTGCAGTTTAGGTGTCTGGGCTCCTACAGAAACGAGCTGCCTTGGGGAGGGAGTGAACCTGCTGTTTGTTTGCCTTCACCTTTCCATTCATTTCTTCCTACAGGAGCTGTTGCCTCCCTCTGGGTGTTCATGGCTGCTGGCATTTAGAATTGATTAGTGGAGTATCATGTCATCTACATTCATCCAACACCAATTTCTCAGGGTAAACTATGGCATGAATAATGCAGAGCTAAGATGGTGGGCCAGATTTATATAGGCTTAACAACCCTGTAACTTCATTGTGTTTAAGAAGCTCACTTCCTACAGACACCTGAGTGTAAATCCTAATGCCTGACTCTGTCTTTTCACTCCAAGAAGGTGCACTTTCTTCCCTCATTTTGAACATTTCATGTTTCTCACCGCTTGCAGACACCTTGTACACGTGGCTTTGTGATGGCCACAGCTTTGCTACAGCTCTGTGTACAGAGCTCTAGTTTCAACGATGAATTGGCCCTACTGAAAATAAACTGTATAGTCACTACTCTGTAGTAGTCGAAAATGTAATTGCACATGTTTGATTGTAAGAGAAATGCTTTAATTCAGCTCCAAGTGCGTAAGGAATTCAATTCTAAATGCCCGTAGTAGGACTTAAAACAACCAATTAAACTATCATGCAAACTTACATTATGTTTTGTTgccatttctcttccctgttctCTTGTAATTTTCCGTAAATGCATTAGATCAACTTTGTTCGCTACCAAAATCATTGGAAAGGactctctggaaaaaaatcaaaaccaccaCCCAATTATTAGCAAACTACAATAAAAAATGCTGAGCATAAGTTTCACTTTCTGACGCTGACATCATCTAACATTTTCAGCTACAGACATACCACATACATgtaaagaaatataaagaaagaCCAAACAAACACACATCAGCCCCCAGACTGTGCAACACATGTTCACAAGTTGCATGCATGCATACATTCATTCTTACTTGCAGGCACTTCATGGAGTTAGTGTAATTGCTTTTGCAGTACCTGGTAATAGCTAAGACTGAAGGTCCAACTACATGAAGAGCTACAGAATTAGTCAGGAAATTAATTGAGACAGAGACAGATCTTGAACAGGAGAACAGAACTCTTTTGCAACAATTAAGGCATCTCAGTAATCACATATCTTGGCAGCTGCTAGTCATTGCAAGGTAATGAGCTATGTTGGAGGAACTGGTGTCAGTTCATGTCCTGGTGGACACTCATCCACTGAGAGCAAccatgggggaagaaaagacagaCTCTGGGAGAGCTGGCACTTCAGGGGGCACCTCATGGGGGAGAAAATGACTGGGGGCAAAGATCCCCACCAGTTACCCCACGACAAATTGAAAGACTGGCAGTGGTAGCTGGAAGGATGCTGGAGGGACCCGAAGAGTCTTCCTAACTCTCCAGATGCTATTACCTGCTTCTAATCCCAGAGCAAAAATCTGATGAACAAAGGTCCCTTTCTACCAAAACCATCTACCTCTGTAATAATACTCAGTATTTCTTTAACTTTACGGGGCATGTAAGTGACTGTCTTCAGCCACCACCTGAGAAGAGACCCATCTATCCACACCACGTCCAGTGCAACACTCTTCTGACCAGGTGTGCAGGTCAGGCCCTGCCCTGGTAGAAATCCCTGTAGCTCCAGCGACTAAACCGAACCGAGCCAGCTCATGCCATGGGTGGTCCTCGCAGTGTAGCTGCTGCCCACCCCACCTTCCATACAGGagcctctcctccagctgcgTGATGCAGAGAGCAAAGTCATGCTGCAGGGCCTCTACCCACTGCTAGGACAGAGAGGGTCCCTTCTGATAATTGACAGTTATTGcagtattattttcttatatttaactTTAAACCCTCCTAAAATGATTCCAGTGTTCTCTGCTGTAACAGAGCTGATTTTACTGGGGTAAGGAGCAGCTGGTCATACTAATTTCTGCATAAAACACTTCCCTGAGTAACTCAGGATTTTCAAACAGCGtttctgtgtcatttttcaTCGAGACGGTAAgggctccatcttctttctgGCATGTTGCCCCTTTGCTCTGGCTGGAAAAATACCGTACTGCactctgcattttaaatgagGCTTACAGTTGTTCATTCTGATAATGtggttttgatttaattttaataccTGAGCACTGATATATCTTGACTCTGATCATTCTGGAGCAAAACACTTGCTTGTCTGGattatttaattcctttttggCTTGCAGCACATTGATAAGAAAGGGACTGTATTTGGACAGTATCTCGTTTGCCATGTTtacatcagaaataaaaactctATGGGGACTTTGTTCCCTCTGGTAAGCTGTACAATTGCTAGTTGGACAAAACTACTATAGTTGGAAGTTTTACTGTAAGGAGGATtatggaaagaaacaggaggaaGGCTTTGAACAGCTCTGCTAACGAGGCAGCCTGCAATTCCTCTGGATTTTAAGTTGCCAGAACAACCTGCTAGCTTGAAAACCAGGGCAatgctctgctcccagctacCTGCACGTCTGGCAGGATGGTTTCTTTACTCACGCTGCTCTTATTGCTGTGATTTTCTGAACAGGCTCAGGTTTTAGATGAAGCGTTAAGCCCCTCGCACTCTGTGCTTCGGTGGCGTTGGGCAgggaaacaaaaacaacctcACCAGCGTGTTTCACTTCCTGCTTCTCACACGCCGGCTGCAGTGTTTGCACGGCGTATGGAGGGGTAAAAGTTTCAGTCCAGTGCAAAACAATGAATACCACATCTTATTTTCACAAAGTTAAATAAGGTAAAACCAGCATCGGTTTGGGGCAGGTTACAGGAAATGCCGTCCCATCTTCTCCagctttcagaaacagatttaaTTTGCCCCAAGCTGAGCTGGCAGTGAAGAAAGGACTGTTGTGATCTGGGAGGCAGACTGAGTGActggcatttttcttcatttagatTAAATCAAAGGGTggtttttcctttacttttcacTCTTGTGGGCTCTGCTTTGGATGCTTTACTGGAAGAGCTGTCAGCTGTGAACCTCACATGATACGAGTCCACCCTTCCTGTGGGGAAGTTATTCAGAACTGTGAAAGGAAGCCAGAAACGAGGCCCGAACCCTCTGGTGGCTTTTCTTGATGACTTCCATAATTAAAAGCCATTATGAATGGAAAAACTAAGCGTTTCAAAGCAGCAGACAAAGCAAGCCGTGCTTGATTCATACCCCACCCAGTAAGGATGGATTCATCACCTCTTGAACTGGGATGGGAAGAGATAAAACCCTGGCAGCTTCCCCTCGTTCTGTCAGGACACATTTGCTTACCATGATTAAACCCTCAGTGCTACCTTCTCCCACGCACGCACAAGGAGGGGAGCAAGCaacctctcttcctttctccccagtCAATCAGAGATGTTTTATTCATTGAAAATGGTTGCTGCAGAGCACAATGCATTAACTGCATTGCACCCCTTGTAAGAAACACAGCTCCTCCCGATGTGAGGCGTTTTCCCCCCAAGACCCTTGTACACAGCCCCATACCATGCAAGACCTTCTAAGGTTGGTCTGGCACAAACTGAAGCCAGGGAAAGGAGGATGCTGCCAGGACACACAAAAGGATTAGGGCTGAATGAACACTTGCTGACTCCCTGCTGGCATTCCCGAAGTGCATGCACTGCGCACAGAGCATCCTTCTCCCTCTACAGAGCCAAACGGATTACCTTCAAAGGTGTCTGCCTTGCTCCGCCAGACTGTTCTGGCTGGAGTTTCTTCCTTCTAGACCCATTTCACTCCATCATAACACTACTGAATTTTTCCACACTGAAAGCACTAGATGCTTACCAGAAAAGGTAAAATACTACTTCTTCCTCATACATAGGTCTACAAACCCATAGAGAGCAAGGATTCGCCCTGGGACACCcaggaggagaaaggcagggTGAGATGCGCACCCACCCCACAGCACAGTCTCCATAGCAGTCAGGCAGTGCCTGGCTCCACAGCACCCACCTGTCTTTGACTCTGAGGATCAGCTGGTGGAACCGGTCCACGTGCTCGAAGCTAGCCTTGTCTGTCACTGAATAGACTATAAGGAAACCATCTCCGGTCCTCATGTACTGCTCCCGCATTGCGCTGAACTCCTCTTGGCCTGCAGTATCCAGAActaggaaagaagagagaaaagtttTTAGTTCCTCTGAGGACCTGCGGCTCCTGTCACCACTACGTGCCCTACACGGcccttctgcctctgccaggcTTGGTCCTCTCAAAGGCTGCAAGATTTGACAAAAGCAAGTTGGAAGGACAAGGTGGTTTCTTGTTGCAAAGTGAAaaacacccccacaccccactcATCACTGTGTCTACACTGGGAGCAAACGGAGGGGAGGAAGACTGCGGATTTTACCTTCCTTTTCTAGTATCAAATACTGACCACTGAACTTGGGGTGTTGCTCTGCTGGCAAGGTATGACTCAAAGTATTTTGCAGCCCCCCGTCTTCCAGCTCTCTCTGTTCCCCACATGGAAAAACCCAAGACTGGAAGAGTAAGTAAATGCCAGTTTAAATGTCAGAGACAATCTACAAACTACAGGgtgaagcagagctgggagacAACCCAGGGTAATAGCTACAAACACTTTCCTTTTCTCAATGCCTGGATATTATTTCTACACAATTATGTGCTTTCAGAGCAAGATGGTACAGCCTTGAGGAACTCCCCTTAAATATTTACTCCCAAGTGGTGTTCTGATATTGAGAAGCTAGTTAAAACAGGTGGAAAAGCTTTAAGTGACTTGCATATCCTATATAGCAATCATGTTTCTGAGCATTGACAATGCCTAGATCTATGCTCAAATCCCCTAAAACACCCCAGTTGTGGCAGCGACCCAGATGCTGTTCCCCGCTAGATTAACCTCCTCTCTAATGTGACCATAACTCACTGGCTCTCCATCACTCTGCCTCATGGGGGGTCCCATCAGCTACATCATGGACCACATGTAGAGCAAGCTACGCCAGCTGTCTGGGTAAACACCACATACTGACGCACACCATCAATGTCGATTCTTGGGCCCCAGCTTCCCACATGGCCAGGATTTTGACTGGCAGGAGGAGGATACAAGAGAAGTTCATCAGCTTAGGCTATGCCAGTACAAACGCGGTGTGAGCTCAGAATGCATTGGCTGCTCAGAAGTAATAGTGCTAATGCATCATTGTATCCTAGTGGCAAACAGATGACCTTTATGATAACTGGGAAAGTTTTCGCATCCCAGTCAATTGGGCTGTGTGGGAAAACTGTTTCCACCTCTGCTGTACAGCCACAGTGTTAGCATCTGCTGCCCACGAGTGGTGGGGAAAGCCCAGGGCACCAGTGGATGGAGGCTGTGGCAGGAGCGTactgctgacagcagcaaggCTTGATACGGGTTTTTCTAGTCTGAGCAGGCCCACAGTCTTAGCAAGGTGTTCCCTGTAGGGGTAGGTACTCAGGCTGTCCCAATTTCTAGATGGGGCCAGGATAAAGCCCACTTTGCTGCGGGTGCTACTTGCTGAATCAGCACAGGTGGCCACAGGTGGACATGTTGCATGTCACAGCACATCCCACACCTTCACTGTATGTCTGGAGGAAAGGCAGCTTCACTGGAGGACCTGAGACCTTACTTGGTGATGGCAGGCCCTTTAAAGCCTTCAGCCTCATTCATTCGCCTGCCCTAGCTGGTCCTGAATGCCTGTTTCGAGGCACCTTTAATGTGAAAAGAGCTTCTAGGCTCTTACGGAAATCCTGAGACTTAGGTTTGTTTGCTGAGTAGCTGGAGCTTGCTGGAAAGCTGGAAAGTCATGGGTGTCTTTTCATAGCTTTTTATCCTGCTTCTCTCCTCTAAATCTAGGAAACAAGGATCTCAGCTCAAAGGCATCCAGGCTATTCTTAAAGACtgtataaaaagaagaaaaagaaaaaagacaaacaacCCAAGGACACTGCATGTGCTGGTGAATTTCTATGCCCTGGGCAGAATTGCTACCATGGAATAAGGCCAAGACTGTGTGGCTAGGAcggaaaaggaaattaatccTTCCTACCCACCCAACCTGTAAGGAGAGGTTGGGCTACCCTCATCTGACTCCTGCACCAGCTGGATGCGATGTCAGGGCAGGGCTGACAGCTGACAAccaacacatacacacacaaacacaccctcccttctcctttccaaCACACATACCCAACTTGTGGTGGAGTGGGACAGCTTCTCACAGTGGCCAGgctctcctgccctcccttgCTGGCACAGAGCAGGTACCCAAGCACAAGTTGTGGGCAGGAAGGTAGAGATGGATGTGCCATATCCTGCATGCTAATTTGCTTAGGGACTTCCCCTTGCTCTGGCACATTTGCAAACTTCCCATGAAACACATGAGAagcacccagctctgctcttgcaCCCATCAACCCATGCCCAGCTACTGTCCCCCAAAGCTTTTCATCCCCTGCGAGAGGGCAGGGGATGAACCCTGGGGGGGCCTGTGGGGATACCCAAGGGATAGCACAGGGCTGTGCTCCTGCCACTCCTACCTCTTCTGGATCTTGGCCGCAGCATCGCACTAAACACAGGCACAGCTGCTGTGTCAGCAGCTGCTATTTAAAGGGAATTCACTTGCAGCATTCGTAGAAAGGCAAGCAAGTCCAGGCAGCATTTAAAATGGCACTTTGGAAATGCAAGGGACATGCAGCAGTGAAGGTTAAGGTTAATCTCAGATGAGTTATTCATGCAAAATTAAGCATTATGTGGTTGGCCAGaaaaagcctttgttttaaCTTTAAATGAGCTTTTAAAGACACCACCACCCCGCCCCATCCTAACAGATCTGTGCTACATGGATTTTCAACAATCAGAGCTTCAAGAAAACTCTTATCTACAGAAATAGGAACATAGCAAGGAGAAACCTTGAGAAGATGAAACTGGGACGATGATTTGACTGACTTCCCAAAGGAATGAGGAAATTTAGAACGTTAGCCAGCTTTCGTCGTCTCCTAAAATCCACATTTCTGCAGACCAGATGCCAGAAGACATCGAAATAATCATAAGCAGAGAAGAACTGCAAGCTTTCTCTTCCCCGGGTACACTTTAAAACCGGCAGTTGCCTCTTACTGGCAGTTGCCCCACTGGCAGTACATAAAAGCCAATGTAGAAGCAGGGCTGGACCAAAACACAGCGGGTTTCCCCTACCTCATCTTCCAAGAACTGCAATCAGATTCATAGCCTGCGCAGCGCATGGCCAGGGACTTCCAACAGCAAACTTGGAAAAGTTTGCACAAACTTGACcgaagcagcagcaagaaggAGCATTAGCAAAAGCGTCTGGGTGAAGAATGAGGAGAAAGAGGCCAAGGAGTATGTCTGATGCAGGAACAGACATCTAAAGAGGGCAAAGCCATTTTACAGAGCTATCACGCAATCAGCTGGAGACTAAACTAAGAGCAATTAGGCTTTGAGAGCTCAGCAGGGAGGTCTCTTGCTTCGCAGGTAAGAGGTTGCTCAGCAAAGAGATGCCCTTTTCTACTTTCCAGTGGATGTGACCCCAACTGTTCTGATGAACTCGTTGCTAATTGAGTCCTGCCCCATTACAGCTCTACACACCATTCTCCTGTGAATCCTCATGGGTTACGTAAGAGTGTGGCTGCTTAGGGAGCACTTCTGAGCAGACACAGGAGCCCAGGAAAACACAGGAATTTGTGGCCCAAAACAGAGGCACTTGGTGCTTCCAGGTATTTTATGTGGCAATATCTCCGCTACTGACAGTGCTCCGAGTGCCCATCCAGAGACACAGGCATGTAAATCTAAGACAAGGGCAGAGACATACTATGAAATCTAAGTCACAGCATTGCTTTTTCTAGAGCCAAGGCTAGATTCAGTTCAGATTCAAATACAGCCTTCCCATCCTTCAGAGAGCTCAGATATCATTGTGCAGGTTagttcctcttctcttttcatACCTATGCAAAATTTCCTTCTACATATTTATCTTTACATTGCTGGGCAGCTAGGCATATAGATCAACTCAAGATGGTGTCTCCACTGTCCATGGCACCTAGGGGGCCAAAGATGACCAGACAAGCAGGTTAAACTCATTTTCTATCCTTCAG
Coding sequences within it:
- the MRAS gene encoding ras-related protein M-Ras, with protein sequence MATSAVPSENLPTYKLVVVGDGGVGKSALTIQFFQKIFVPDYDPTIEDSYLKHTEIDGQWAILDVLDTAGQEEFSAMREQYMRTGDGFLIVYSVTDKASFEHVDRFHQLILRVKDRESFPMILVANKVDLMHLRKITREQGREMATKHNIPYIETSAKDPPLNVDKAFHDLVRVIRQQIPEKSQKKKKKAKWRGDRATGSHKLQCVIL